A portion of the Melanotaenia boesemani isolate fMelBoe1 chromosome 2, fMelBoe1.pri, whole genome shotgun sequence genome contains these proteins:
- the c2h17orf75 gene encoding protein Njmu-R1 isoform X1 — translation MFTSQTSSFQDSIDVEDRDDFDSEEITGYSQKIQLNCYYTIYLYQGTRSEASGENVAWTKRRADSTTSQDDFSLTLIDSSLPSEAEPELRTYISRRLSKGALLGGMGNIATVELSIPEQAIGCYCCLLEQERSPEQPDADGNGYVICFMGGSEKGLNLFRLELDKYVQGLHSSLQTPELHNLETEVRPYLSRWYEESVMHIYRVVQLVQNNISFLLHSALSHTHVEVINSDDRTKADVSRFIKAASLQGLSQQDTTTASLCKAISEDTQSDLIIDCSTSPPTLSHTVSNRFCDDWIQAFLNAAERCNPFLLRQILENFKLKAIQDMNSLKRFVRQAEMSHYALFRCCQFLQGCGNGDVLLQNARAEHSDLPEACSIITVLEEFLREQAQAQA, via the exons ATGTTTACCTCCCAAACCTCGTCGTTCCAGGATTCAATTGACGTAGAAGACAGAGATGACTTCGATAGCGAAGAAATTACTGGCTACAGTCAGAAAATACAGCTGAACTGCTATTACACCATCTATCTTTATCAAGGCACAAG ATCTGAGGCTTCTGGGGAAAATGTGGCATGGACCAAGAGACGTGCAGACTCCACAACAAGTCAGGATGACTTTAG CTTAACACTGATTGACAGCAGCCTGCCATCAGAGGCAGAACCAGAGCTGCGGACTTACATTTCAAGGAGGCTGAGCAAAGGAGCCCTGCTAGGAGGCATGGGCAACATTGCCACTGTGGAGctcag TATTCCAGAGCAAGCCATTGGCTGCTACTGCTGTCTGCTGGAGCAGGAAAGGTCTCCTGAACAGCCAGATGCTGATGGGAATGGATACGTCATCTGCTTTATGGGGGGGTCTGAAAAAGGACTAAACTT ATTTAGATTAGAGCTTGATAAATATGTCCAAGGCCTGCATAGCAGCCTGCAAACCCCAGAG CTGCACAATCTTGAGACGGAGGTTCGTCCCTATCTAAGCCGGTGGTATGAGGAGTCTGTAATGCACATTTATCGAGTTGTGCAGTTGGTTCAGAACAACATCAGCTTCTTGCTGCATTCT GCTCTGAGTCACACACATGTGGAGGTCATCAATTCAGATGACAGAACAAAGGCTGACGTGTCCAG GTTCATCAAAGCGGCCAGTCTGCAGGGCCTGTCCCAGCAGGACACCACAACAGCCTCTCTGTGCAAAGCCATCTCAGAGGACACGCAGTCCGACCTGATCATAGACTGCTCCACCAGCCCGCCCACACTCAGCCACACTG TCAGCAACCGTTTCTGCGATGACTGGATTCAGGCATTTCTAAACGCTGCAGAGCGTTGCAATCCCTTCCTGCTCCGACAGATTCTAGAAAACTTCAAGCTAAAG GCCATCCAGGACATGAACAGCCTGAAGCGCTTTGTGCGGCAGGCAGAGATGAGTCACTACGCCCTGTTTCGCTGTTGCCAGTTTCTCCAGGGCTGCGGAAATGGGGACGTGTTGCTGCAGAATGCCAGAGCGGAGCACAGCGATCTGCCTGAAGCCTGCAGCATCATCACTGTCCTGGAGGAGTTCCTCAGGGAGCAGGCTCAGGCTCAGGCCTGA
- the c2h17orf75 gene encoding protein Njmu-R1 isoform X2, producing the protein MFTSQTSSFQDSIDVEDRDDFDSEEITGYSQKIQLNCYYTIYLYQGTSLTLIDSSLPSEAEPELRTYISRRLSKGALLGGMGNIATVELSIPEQAIGCYCCLLEQERSPEQPDADGNGYVICFMGGSEKGLNLFRLELDKYVQGLHSSLQTPELHNLETEVRPYLSRWYEESVMHIYRVVQLVQNNISFLLHSALSHTHVEVINSDDRTKADVSRFIKAASLQGLSQQDTTTASLCKAISEDTQSDLIIDCSTSPPTLSHTVSNRFCDDWIQAFLNAAERCNPFLLRQILENFKLKAIQDMNSLKRFVRQAEMSHYALFRCCQFLQGCGNGDVLLQNARAEHSDLPEACSIITVLEEFLREQAQAQA; encoded by the exons ATGTTTACCTCCCAAACCTCGTCGTTCCAGGATTCAATTGACGTAGAAGACAGAGATGACTTCGATAGCGAAGAAATTACTGGCTACAGTCAGAAAATACAGCTGAACTGCTATTACACCATCTATCTTTATCAAGGCACAAG CTTAACACTGATTGACAGCAGCCTGCCATCAGAGGCAGAACCAGAGCTGCGGACTTACATTTCAAGGAGGCTGAGCAAAGGAGCCCTGCTAGGAGGCATGGGCAACATTGCCACTGTGGAGctcag TATTCCAGAGCAAGCCATTGGCTGCTACTGCTGTCTGCTGGAGCAGGAAAGGTCTCCTGAACAGCCAGATGCTGATGGGAATGGATACGTCATCTGCTTTATGGGGGGGTCTGAAAAAGGACTAAACTT ATTTAGATTAGAGCTTGATAAATATGTCCAAGGCCTGCATAGCAGCCTGCAAACCCCAGAG CTGCACAATCTTGAGACGGAGGTTCGTCCCTATCTAAGCCGGTGGTATGAGGAGTCTGTAATGCACATTTATCGAGTTGTGCAGTTGGTTCAGAACAACATCAGCTTCTTGCTGCATTCT GCTCTGAGTCACACACATGTGGAGGTCATCAATTCAGATGACAGAACAAAGGCTGACGTGTCCAG GTTCATCAAAGCGGCCAGTCTGCAGGGCCTGTCCCAGCAGGACACCACAACAGCCTCTCTGTGCAAAGCCATCTCAGAGGACACGCAGTCCGACCTGATCATAGACTGCTCCACCAGCCCGCCCACACTCAGCCACACTG TCAGCAACCGTTTCTGCGATGACTGGATTCAGGCATTTCTAAACGCTGCAGAGCGTTGCAATCCCTTCCTGCTCCGACAGATTCTAGAAAACTTCAAGCTAAAG GCCATCCAGGACATGAACAGCCTGAAGCGCTTTGTGCGGCAGGCAGAGATGAGTCACTACGCCCTGTTTCGCTGTTGCCAGTTTCTCCAGGGCTGCGGAAATGGGGACGTGTTGCTGCAGAATGCCAGAGCGGAGCACAGCGATCTGCCTGAAGCCTGCAGCATCATCACTGTCCTGGAGGAGTTCCTCAGGGAGCAGGCTCAGGCTCAGGCCTGA